From Halodesulfovibrio aestuarii DSM 17919 = ATCC 29578, the proteins below share one genomic window:
- a CDS encoding zinc-ribbon domain-containing protein, with product MLITCPECQFARNINTGSIPSKAQLATCPRCKTKFRFRILHEEEQHVGDSSEDVSAEAQVGEAAFLKKAAGDSLQTETSIEDDYIESAMVAAMQEEIEELLKAEEEEDGEVSQADNAKLRETVRELTEEDVDVPAVSVELPSTPLDSPSEENPEAETATSEKPTSFIKRSASAQALRERGVISIDVAEAEEEAVKRYEQAQESSVIETASAHIVSETEIEADIWDAIAAMGDEPECTESFVPGCGAQVHIIPWEDSRLSSFGRVWSTFGGLVMHPVCFWRGVNAKPQVVLPMLFSLFMVVLSCAAIVLWGQVLTANSGELAALIQEIMPHQNFIPVTFMWSDLAPAMMMFGSSLMLLPLAFGAVTTVGAKLLGCEPVPFSTGVKTVAYSSGAFCWLLIPVLGAVISLIYLPLLYVSGIRSGYNLSIVKSVVLVGIVILLFAASMLIAVAAGVTFM from the coding sequence ATGCTTATAACATGTCCTGAGTGTCAGTTTGCTCGAAATATAAATACAGGCTCAATTCCGTCCAAGGCACAGCTTGCCACCTGTCCACGATGTAAAACAAAATTTCGATTCCGCATTTTGCACGAAGAAGAGCAGCATGTTGGGGATAGTTCTGAAGACGTATCAGCAGAGGCACAGGTTGGCGAAGCTGCTTTTTTGAAGAAAGCTGCCGGTGACAGTCTGCAAACTGAGACGAGCATTGAAGACGATTACATTGAGTCGGCAATGGTCGCGGCAATGCAGGAAGAAATTGAAGAACTGCTGAAAGCTGAGGAGGAAGAAGACGGTGAAGTGTCACAAGCTGATAATGCGAAGCTTCGGGAAACCGTCAGAGAGCTGACTGAAGAAGATGTTGATGTACCGGCAGTAAGCGTTGAGTTGCCGTCTACACCCTTGGACAGCCCTTCCGAAGAGAATCCAGAAGCTGAAACGGCTACGTCAGAAAAGCCAACGTCATTTATAAAGCGTTCTGCCTCGGCTCAGGCTTTGAGAGAACGAGGTGTTATTTCCATTGATGTCGCGGAAGCGGAGGAAGAGGCTGTAAAACGCTATGAACAGGCGCAAGAGTCCAGCGTGATAGAAACTGCTTCTGCGCATATCGTTTCTGAAACAGAGATTGAAGCCGATATTTGGGATGCTATTGCTGCCATGGGTGATGAGCCTGAATGCACGGAGTCTTTTGTTCCCGGGTGCGGAGCACAAGTGCATATTATTCCATGGGAAGATTCTCGTCTGAGCAGTTTTGGGCGGGTTTGGAGTACCTTTGGCGGTCTGGTCATGCATCCGGTTTGCTTTTGGCGCGGTGTAAATGCTAAGCCTCAGGTTGTGCTTCCCATGCTGTTTTCGCTTTTTATGGTTGTGCTTTCATGTGCTGCGATAGTTTTATGGGGACAGGTGCTAACCGCGAACTCGGGAGAACTAGCTGCTTTAATACAAGAAATAATGCCGCATCAAAACTTTATTCCTGTAACATTTATGTGGTCTGATCTTGCTCCAGCGATGATGATGTTTGGTAGTAGCCTAATGCTGCTGCCGCTTGCTTTCGGGGCTGTTACCACGGTAGGGGCAAAGCTTTTAGGTTGTGAGCCTGTTCCCTTTAGTACGGGTGTAAAAACAGTAGCGTATAGTAGTGGTGCGTTTTGCTGGTTGTTGATTCCTGTACTGGGCGCAGTTATTTCTCTTATATATCTTCCATTGTTGTATGTTAGCGGCATTCGGTCTGGTTATAATTTGTCAATAGTTAAATCAGTTGTACTGGTAGGAATAGTAATTCTATTATTTGCAGCTTCAATGCTTATTGCAGTAGCTGCAGGAGTTACATTTATGTAG
- a CDS encoding YIP1 family protein, producing the protein MEIRCPECGYARNVNPNSVSADLTVATCPKCGAKFRFRLADEQSPDFILGQDEQGSAQTPDADETSGESRRPVRPEDLYPPSMHGSRLPEQEDSSEDEFWKIDDSQNSSRQEDPLRMVYSDGNSLDGMPNDVPWADVKELGFFPAIVATIKGVLLKPSLFFEIMSKDGKFSIPFSYFILISLVSVLVETVWQSIFGNPLIPAEAAGPLSLNELFSIMFISPLILVIYLFMTGAVLHGVLKLTGAAKGRLGVTLRVLCYASTADLLSIVPVVGPLVGGVWKLVIIVKGLKSAHGTTYTRVLPPVIVLVLVLVLFVVYSLKSQGIM; encoded by the coding sequence ATGGAAATCCGTTGTCCAGAGTGCGGGTATGCGCGCAATGTAAACCCAAACTCAGTTTCTGCCGATTTGACTGTCGCAACTTGTCCCAAATGCGGTGCCAAATTTCGTTTCCGTTTAGCCGACGAGCAATCCCCTGACTTTATTTTAGGGCAGGATGAACAGGGATCTGCACAGACACCAGATGCAGATGAAACCTCTGGGGAATCCAGAAGGCCCGTTCGTCCAGAAGATTTGTATCCACCTTCCATGCACGGAAGCAGGCTTCCCGAGCAGGAAGATTCTTCAGAAGATGAATTTTGGAAGATAGACGATTCGCAGAACTCATCCCGGCAGGAAGACCCTTTGCGGATGGTCTATTCAGATGGTAATTCTCTGGATGGAATGCCGAATGATGTCCCGTGGGCAGACGTAAAGGAACTTGGCTTTTTCCCCGCCATTGTCGCGACGATAAAAGGTGTCCTTTTAAAGCCCTCACTTTTCTTCGAAATTATGAGTAAAGATGGGAAGTTTTCTATTCCGTTCAGTTACTTTATTCTTATTTCCTTGGTGTCCGTTCTTGTAGAAACTGTTTGGCAGAGCATTTTTGGTAACCCTCTTATCCCGGCAGAAGCCGCAGGTCCGCTTTCTCTTAATGAACTTTTTTCTATTATGTTCATTAGTCCGCTTATTCTTGTGATTTATTTGTTTATGACAGGAGCCGTACTTCATGGAGTGCTTAAGTTAACCGGCGCCGCTAAAGGTCGGCTTGGAGTAACTCTTAGAGTGCTCTGCTATGCTTCAACTGCGGATCTTCTTTCCATAGTGCCCGTAGTAGGGCCATTAGTAGGTGGAGTATGGAAGTTGGTGATCATTGTAAAGGGACTGAAAAGCGCACACGGCACAACCTATACCCGGGTTCTACCACCGGTAATCGTTTTGGTACTAGTGCTAGTGTTATTTGTGGTTTATAGTTTGAAATCACAGGGTATTATGTAA
- the hemB gene encoding porphobilinogen synthase, with the protein MADFFRGRRLRNTAALRALVSENLVTAQDLIMPYFIVDTDDSTFRKEIPSMPGQFQLSLDEFEKQLAEAVAAGLRSIILFGIPKCKDATGSEGYADDGIVQRAVRLAKSRHPELVVITDVCLCEYTDHGHCGILQKINDDVTVANDSTLELLQRVAISHAKAGADIVAPSDMMDGRVQALREALDAEGFVNLPIMSYAVKYASAFYGPFRDAAESTPQSGDRKSYQMDPANSREALREAAADVLEEADFLMVKPAGAYLDIIRMLRDGFDLPLAAYQVSGEYSIIMAAAQNGWIDLDAVTMESLIAIKRAGADLIITYFAEDVIKRGLVR; encoded by the coding sequence ATGGCAGACTTCTTCAGAGGACGACGTCTTCGCAATACAGCAGCCTTACGCGCTCTTGTGAGTGAAAATCTTGTTACAGCGCAAGACCTGATTATGCCATATTTCATTGTAGATACAGACGATTCTACGTTCCGCAAAGAAATTCCTTCCATGCCCGGACAATTCCAGCTTTCTCTGGACGAATTTGAAAAACAGCTTGCTGAAGCAGTTGCAGCCGGTCTTCGCTCCATCATCCTGTTTGGTATTCCTAAATGTAAAGACGCAACAGGCTCTGAAGGATATGCGGATGACGGTATCGTGCAACGCGCGGTACGTCTGGCAAAATCCCGCCATCCTGAACTTGTTGTAATTACTGACGTATGTCTCTGTGAATACACAGACCATGGTCACTGCGGTATCCTTCAGAAAATAAATGATGACGTAACCGTTGCGAACGACTCGACACTTGAACTTCTTCAACGTGTTGCAATATCTCACGCAAAAGCCGGTGCTGATATTGTTGCACCTTCCGACATGATGGACGGCCGTGTTCAGGCTCTGCGTGAAGCTCTGGATGCAGAGGGCTTTGTAAACCTTCCTATTATGTCCTACGCTGTTAAGTACGCCTCTGCATTCTATGGTCCATTCCGTGATGCTGCAGAGTCCACTCCACAAAGCGGAGACCGCAAAAGTTACCAGATGGATCCTGCTAACAGCCGTGAAGCACTTCGCGAAGCTGCAGCAGATGTTCTGGAAGAAGCTGATTTCCTTATGGTAAAACCAGCAGGTGCATACCTTGACATTATCCGTATGCTTCGTGACGGTTTTGACTTGCCGCTGGCTGCCTATCAGGTAAGTGGTGAGTACTCCATAATCATGGCAGCAGCACAAAACGGCTGGATTGACCTTGACGCAGTTACAATGGAATCACTTATTGCCATCAAACGTGCAGGTGCCGACCTCATCATCACCTATTTTGCCGAAGACGTTATTAAACGCGGACTGGTACGATAA
- the tsaB gene encoding tRNA (adenosine(37)-N6)-threonylcarbamoyltransferase complex dimerization subunit type 1 TsaB has translation MSADSKFTLVFNSAEARLQIVCGQQGQLLFSKEIFSPRQGMQILLPAIMDGLEKMSLTLDNIDKIACVRGPGSFTGLRLVLATALGLARAHGFALAGIDYLPALAMDTCTTTDKEIWVITHARRGQIHYQAFRGLSSEGLPHALTAPQADTIENLAAVINARNTATVLLGTGVQKNREFFETQIQNTTLLGERFSHPKPEALLDIAATLEYGDAPIDPLYLRPCDAEENLDYIVSLKGVDPEEARQKLAKLTTSLPEA, from the coding sequence ATGTCCGCAGACTCTAAATTTACGCTTGTTTTCAATAGTGCAGAAGCCCGTTTACAAATCGTTTGTGGACAACAGGGACAACTGCTTTTTTCTAAGGAAATCTTTTCTCCTCGTCAGGGCATGCAGATACTGCTGCCAGCGATTATGGACGGATTGGAGAAAATGTCATTAACTCTGGATAACATAGATAAGATTGCCTGCGTACGAGGCCCCGGTTCATTCACGGGTCTACGCCTCGTACTTGCAACGGCACTTGGCCTTGCCCGTGCGCATGGCTTCGCTCTGGCTGGCATTGACTATCTTCCAGCACTTGCAATGGATACCTGCACAACAACTGATAAGGAAATTTGGGTAATAACCCACGCCAGACGCGGGCAGATTCACTATCAGGCATTTCGGGGACTCTCATCTGAAGGATTGCCACACGCATTAACTGCTCCGCAAGCCGATACTATTGAAAATCTTGCAGCAGTAATAAATGCGCGTAACACGGCAACTGTGCTGCTCGGAACAGGCGTTCAAAAAAATCGCGAGTTCTTTGAGACACAAATTCAGAACACGACGTTGCTCGGCGAACGCTTCTCGCATCCTAAGCCTGAAGCTTTGCTGGATATCGCTGCAACACTTGAATACGGAGATGCACCAATCGACCCGCTCTATCTGCGACCATGTGATGCAGAAGAAAACCTCGATTACATCGTTTCCTTAAAAGGTGTTGATCCGGAAGAGGCACGCCAGAAGCTAGCAAAACTCACAACAAGCTTGCCGGAGGCCTAA
- the fliS gene encoding flagellar export chaperone FliS has product MKTAAQAYFSTQVSTTSQGQLLIMLYEGCLKFLNQAKTSIEEKDVAKKGMLITRAMDIINELDSSLNTEAGGEIAKNLHELYYFCNTRLLKANLLMDTTCIDEVIKIIDGVRDAYAQIIDTPEAVEAMKNNTALPSSNTTARANSAVFSQQPVQPVAQPAKRTGAAMYQKMATSA; this is encoded by the coding sequence ATGAAAACGGCCGCACAAGCCTACTTTTCTACTCAAGTTTCCACCACCTCACAGGGGCAACTGCTGATAATGCTGTATGAAGGCTGTCTCAAGTTCTTGAATCAGGCCAAAACCAGTATTGAAGAAAAAGACGTAGCTAAAAAAGGCATGCTCATCACCCGTGCAATGGACATTATCAACGAACTTGATAGTAGCCTTAACACAGAAGCCGGTGGTGAAATTGCAAAAAATCTTCACGAACTCTACTACTTCTGCAATACACGGTTACTGAAAGCTAACCTGCTAATGGACACAACATGCATTGATGAAGTTATCAAAATTATTGACGGCGTACGCGATGCATACGCTCAGATTATTGATACTCCAGAAGCCGTCGAAGCTATGAAAAATAACACAGCTCTGCCAAGCTCAAACACAACGGCACGCGCTAACTCTGCCGTTTTCAGCCAACAGCCAGTTCAGCCCGTAGCACAGCCAGCAAAACGCACTGGTGCTGCCATGTACCAAAAAATGGCAACCTCTGCTTAG
- the dxr gene encoding 1-deoxy-D-xylulose-5-phosphate reductoisomerase: MIHYISSMPDATYASTFPRSIVIMGSTGSIGTNALKVIEEQPEQFIVVGLAGARNIALLATQAIRWRPPFLAVLTEEAAADLRTKLPSDYTPEILVGGDGYAQMAQLDEASTVLSAQVGAAGLRATLAAAESGKVIALANKESLVLAGDLIREVCQRTGAVLLPVDSEHNAIFQALSGHDKAEVRRIILTASGGPFRGKNRDFLSTVTSKEALAHPNWSMGPKISIDSATLMNKGLEVIEAYHLYGVPLDTIEVVVHPQSIIHSLVEYNDGSQIAHMGPPDMRIAIGYCIGWPKIIKTGVTPLDLFSCGDLTFEKPDVLSFPCLELAREALRGGKGLCIVLNAANEIAVDLFLKDKIEFLQIPELIKKAMDRHEMISPASIEDIIELDTATRERSLEWARTL, encoded by the coding sequence GTGATACACTATATATCATCAATGCCGGATGCGACGTACGCGTCTACTTTTCCACGCTCAATAGTTATAATGGGGTCAACAGGTTCCATTGGTACAAACGCACTCAAAGTAATTGAAGAACAGCCGGAACAGTTTATCGTTGTAGGCTTAGCAGGTGCACGAAATATTGCACTTCTTGCAACGCAAGCTATTCGCTGGCGTCCACCATTCCTTGCAGTCCTTACAGAAGAAGCAGCTGCAGACCTGCGCACAAAGCTTCCTTCCGATTACACTCCTGAAATTCTCGTAGGCGGTGACGGCTACGCGCAGATGGCTCAGCTGGATGAAGCGTCAACAGTTCTCTCTGCACAGGTTGGCGCCGCGGGTTTACGTGCCACCCTTGCAGCAGCAGAATCCGGAAAAGTTATCGCCCTTGCCAATAAAGAGTCACTTGTACTTGCAGGAGACCTCATTCGTGAAGTCTGCCAGCGCACTGGGGCGGTACTCCTCCCCGTTGATTCCGAACACAACGCTATATTTCAAGCTCTTTCAGGCCATGACAAAGCGGAAGTCCGCAGGATTATCCTTACAGCGTCTGGTGGTCCGTTCCGCGGGAAAAATCGAGATTTTCTCTCTACAGTAACCAGCAAAGAAGCACTGGCACACCCGAACTGGTCCATGGGGCCTAAAATTAGCATTGATTCTGCAACGCTTATGAACAAAGGTTTAGAAGTAATCGAAGCCTATCATTTATACGGTGTTCCGCTGGACACTATTGAAGTTGTAGTGCACCCTCAATCTATCATACATTCACTTGTAGAATATAATGACGGTTCACAGATTGCCCACATGGGGCCACCGGATATGCGTATTGCTATTGGCTACTGCATCGGATGGCCAAAAATCATAAAAACCGGCGTGACGCCGCTTGATTTATTTTCCTGTGGCGACTTGACCTTTGAAAAACCTGATGTACTTTCTTTTCCGTGTCTTGAACTGGCACGGGAAGCATTACGGGGCGGTAAGGGACTTTGCATAGTCCTCAATGCAGCCAATGAAATTGCTGTTGATCTTTTTTTGAAAGACAAAATTGAGTTTCTACAAATTCCAGAACTCATCAAAAAGGCAATGGACAGGCATGAAATGATCTCCCCTGCATCTATCGAAGACATCATAGAGCTGGATACTGCAACTCGTGAACGCTCCTTAGAGTGGGCTCGCACGCTGTAA
- the ahbC gene encoding 12,18-didecarboxysiroheme deacetylase, which produces MIGISKLYCGQVEPSDALRYGRDSGKLPSHLLQFSKDKKPVVVWNMTQRCNLKCVHCYAHAVDPDKHKDLISTEKGKEIIDDLAQYGAPVMLFSGGEPLVRKDLVELAKHATDKGMRAVISTNGTLITKEKARELKEVGLSYVGISLDGMEEVHNKFRGVPNAFKKALEGIENCKAEGLKVGLRLTINKQNAPEIPKVFQLLKDMDIPRICLYHLVYSGRGSEIIKEDLDHQATRDVVDLIMDETKKLHDAGYPKEVLTVDNHADGPYVWMRMLREDPVRAKEVFELLQFNEGNSSGRGIGCISWDGSVHPDQFWREKVFGNVLERPFSEIWDDMDIELLAKMKDKKQHVGGRCAKCRFLNICGGNFRARAEAVYGDEWAQDPACYLTDDEIRPE; this is translated from the coding sequence ATGATAGGCATTTCAAAACTTTACTGTGGTCAGGTTGAACCTTCCGACGCGCTGCGTTACGGCAGGGACTCTGGCAAACTTCCTTCCCACCTGCTGCAGTTCTCAAAAGATAAAAAGCCTGTTGTCGTATGGAATATGACCCAGCGCTGTAACCTCAAATGTGTTCACTGTTACGCTCATGCTGTTGATCCTGACAAGCATAAGGATCTCATCAGTACAGAAAAAGGGAAAGAGATTATTGATGATCTCGCCCAGTACGGCGCACCTGTAATGCTTTTCTCCGGTGGCGAACCACTCGTCCGCAAGGACCTTGTAGAACTTGCTAAGCATGCAACCGATAAAGGTATGCGTGCTGTTATTTCTACAAACGGCACCCTTATTACGAAAGAAAAAGCACGCGAACTTAAAGAAGTTGGCCTTTCCTACGTCGGTATCTCTCTCGACGGTATGGAAGAAGTGCACAACAAATTCCGCGGTGTTCCAAATGCATTCAAAAAAGCACTCGAAGGTATTGAGAACTGTAAAGCCGAAGGCCTCAAAGTGGGCTTGCGTCTCACTATCAACAAACAGAATGCCCCTGAAATTCCAAAAGTTTTCCAGCTTCTTAAAGATATGGATATCCCGCGTATCTGTCTGTACCACCTTGTGTACTCAGGCCGTGGTTCCGAGATCATTAAAGAAGACCTTGACCATCAGGCAACCCGTGACGTTGTTGATCTCATCATGGATGAAACCAAAAAACTTCACGATGCAGGTTACCCAAAAGAAGTTCTTACCGTAGATAACCATGCAGATGGTCCATACGTATGGATGCGCATGCTGCGTGAAGACCCAGTACGTGCAAAAGAAGTATTTGAACTGCTCCAGTTCAACGAAGGTAACAGCTCCGGTCGCGGTATCGGTTGCATCAGCTGGGACGGCAGCGTTCACCCGGACCAGTTCTGGAGAGAAAAAGTATTTGGTAACGTTCTCGAACGTCCGTTCTCCGAAATCTGGGATGACATGGACATCGAACTTCTTGCCAAAATGAAAGACAAAAAACAGCATGTTGGTGGCCGCTGCGCTAAATGCCGCTTCCTCAACATCTGTGGCGGTAACTTCCGTGCTCGTGCAGAAGCCGTATACGGCGACGAGTGGGCACAGGATCCAGCATGCTACCTCACCGACGACGAAATTCGTCCTGAATAG
- the rseP gene encoding RIP metalloprotease RseP → MLSSAIAIILVLGGLIFFHELGHFSVARAFGVGIRTFSLGFGPAIYKFKRGRTEYRLSAVPLGGYVSMVGESPDDDINSPENREFSEADSFIKRKPWQRICIVAAGPIANLLLAFLIYWALFVANGQLQLLPEVGSILPDSPAAIAGLEQGDSVQSISGTKIQYWEDISKTIAQHGNKELRIVVNRDGKELTLNITPSLLSRKNLFGEDEKTYLIGIQAAGTTEQIDLSFINCASAAVKQTWSMTVLTIQGFVKLIERVIPAETVGGPIMIAQLVSQQAEQGIIAVLGLAALISINLGVLNLLPIPVLDGAHIVMLVYEIIVGKPIPAKVMDYSLRVGIFFLLTLMVWATFNDVRRL, encoded by the coding sequence ATGCTAAGCAGTGCAATCGCAATTATCCTTGTTCTAGGCGGGCTTATATTTTTCCATGAACTTGGGCACTTTAGTGTAGCCCGGGCATTTGGTGTGGGCATCCGCACCTTTTCTCTTGGATTTGGCCCGGCAATTTACAAGTTCAAGCGTGGTAGAACAGAGTACAGACTCTCTGCAGTGCCTCTTGGCGGGTATGTTTCTATGGTTGGGGAAAGCCCTGACGATGACATTAACTCTCCGGAAAATAGAGAATTTTCAGAAGCAGACAGCTTTATTAAGCGAAAGCCGTGGCAGCGCATATGCATTGTCGCAGCCGGACCTATTGCCAACCTGCTGTTAGCCTTTTTAATTTACTGGGCGCTATTTGTCGCAAACGGCCAACTCCAGCTTCTTCCAGAAGTTGGCAGTATTCTTCCAGACAGCCCTGCGGCAATAGCTGGATTAGAACAGGGTGACTCCGTCCAATCCATCAGTGGTACTAAAATTCAGTACTGGGAAGACATTTCCAAAACCATTGCTCAACATGGTAATAAGGAATTGCGCATTGTTGTTAATCGCGATGGAAAAGAACTGACGCTTAACATCACACCTTCCCTGCTTTCCCGTAAAAATCTTTTTGGAGAAGATGAAAAGACATACCTCATTGGTATTCAGGCAGCTGGAACAACTGAACAGATTGATCTCAGCTTTATCAATTGTGCATCCGCTGCAGTTAAACAAACATGGTCTATGACCGTGCTAACCATACAGGGGTTTGTCAAACTGATTGAGCGTGTGATTCCGGCTGAAACCGTTGGCGGCCCTATTATGATTGCCCAGCTTGTCAGCCAGCAGGCAGAACAAGGTATTATTGCAGTTCTCGGACTTGCAGCACTTATCAGCATTAACTTAGGTGTGCTTAACCTGCTGCCAATTCCAGTACTGGATGGCGCTCACATAGTAATGCTTGTATACGAAATAATCGTAGGTAAACCTATTCCTGCGAAAGTAATGGATTACTCGCTCCGTGTCGGTATCTTCTTTTTGTTAACTCTCATGGTATGGGCTACTTTTAACGATGTCCGCAGACTCTAA
- a CDS encoding pyridoxal phosphate-dependent decarboxylase family protein — protein sequence MGDKRQSLDLEHLDDHLERVASIIGDYIKHISDAPVVTQTPMEDIKDALFEEMPMNGSSPDDVLDQVEKSFKSACTKIGHPRFLAWITTSPSPAGTIGELLSVGFNQAPLLYKGSPPATILEKVVLSWFARLFGYPDTWGGTLVSGGTVANLMGMTVGRHTHAPEVADRGMQALEKPLTVYVSDQGHMSIYRSAMLLGIGHNNVRSVPTDDDCRMIPEELHRMIESDRMAGMQPYCVVAQAGAVSTGSIDPLNAIADICKEMKLWLHVDASYGGAAMISDKLRPLLDGIDRADSIAVDPHKWFFIPLECGITLFKNKKQQKDTFVAKAVYLGQETDWDLKNTNFQLSRQGRALKLWFAFKTYGVKRLAEIVDRNHEYAKLFHTLTTESPNWEPVCGVELSMACARYIPDNCCAWSEAELDNLQVDILNELEKSGLGFMTPARICGKGVIRLCVANHRTTDDDIMLLFNFMTETGAKLAAQHA from the coding sequence GCTCTATTTGAAGAAATGCCGATGAATGGTTCGTCTCCTGATGACGTACTTGATCAGGTTGAAAAGTCTTTCAAGTCTGCATGTACCAAAATAGGTCACCCTCGATTTTTAGCATGGATAACTACCAGCCCGTCACCGGCAGGTACGATTGGTGAGCTCCTCAGCGTCGGATTCAATCAGGCCCCCCTACTCTACAAAGGCAGCCCTCCGGCTACAATTTTAGAAAAAGTGGTTCTCAGTTGGTTCGCAAGACTATTCGGCTATCCCGACACATGGGGTGGAACTCTTGTTTCCGGAGGTACGGTAGCCAACCTTATGGGGATGACTGTAGGACGCCACACACATGCGCCGGAAGTTGCGGACAGAGGCATGCAGGCTCTTGAAAAGCCACTTACTGTCTACGTTTCTGATCAAGGTCATATGTCCATATACCGTTCTGCCATGCTGCTTGGCATCGGGCACAACAATGTGCGCAGCGTTCCAACGGACGATGACTGCCGCATGATTCCAGAAGAACTCCACCGCATGATCGAGTCAGATAGAATGGCTGGAATGCAGCCATATTGCGTTGTTGCGCAAGCTGGGGCCGTTTCCACTGGTTCTATCGATCCTCTCAATGCTATCGCAGACATCTGCAAAGAAATGAAGTTGTGGCTGCATGTAGATGCTTCCTACGGCGGTGCGGCTATGATTTCCGATAAGCTGCGTCCTCTATTAGATGGTATTGACCGCGCAGACTCCATTGCAGTCGATCCGCACAAATGGTTCTTTATTCCTCTTGAATGTGGCATAACACTCTTTAAGAATAAAAAACAACAAAAGGACACATTCGTAGCGAAAGCTGTATATCTTGGTCAGGAGACAGACTGGGACTTGAAAAACACCAACTTCCAGCTATCCAGACAAGGACGAGCTCTCAAGCTGTGGTTTGCATTCAAAACATACGGTGTAAAGCGCCTTGCAGAAATTGTGGACCGAAACCACGAATACGCAAAACTTTTCCACACACTCACAACGGAGTCCCCTAACTGGGAACCAGTGTGTGGTGTTGAACTCTCTATGGCCTGTGCCCGTTACATTCCTGATAACTGCTGCGCATGGTCTGAAGCAGAGCTGGACAACCTTCAAGTCGATATTTTGAACGAACTGGAAAAAAGTGGTCTCGGTTTTATGACTCCCGCCCGCATTTGCGGCAAAGGCGTTATTCGTCTGTGCGTTGCCAACCACCGCACCACTGATGACGACATTATGCTACTCTTCAACTTTATGACCGAGACAGGCGCAAAGCTTGCAGCTCAACACGCTTAG
- the ahbD gene encoding heme b synthase translates to MPKGHPEGVSAGHPGGHPHANGLSGSMARTLEDGSPSCKLIAWEVTRSCNLACKHCRAEAHEEPYPGELDTDEAKALIDTFPSVGNPIIIFTGGDPMMRTDVYELVAYATEKGLRCVMSPNGTLITPETAQKMKDSGVQRCSISIDGPSAEFHDDFRGVEGAFDMSLRGIEYLKEAGIEFQINTTVTRQNLPYFKQIFHLCEDLGAVAWHIFLLVPTGRAAQMGAEVITAEEYEEVLNWFYDFRKTTDMHLKATCAPHYYRIMRQRAKEEGLAVNAENFGMDAFTRGCLGGTGFCFISHTGQVQPCGYLELDCGQVKETPFPEIWRKSEHFRQFRTKEEYDGKCGVCEYHNVCGGCRARGYSMKGSHMAEEPLCSYTPRRHK, encoded by the coding sequence ATGCCTAAAGGACATCCAGAGGGTGTGTCAGCGGGACACCCCGGAGGACATCCACATGCAAATGGACTTTCAGGGTCTATGGCCCGCACCCTAGAAGACGGCTCCCCTTCCTGCAAACTTATTGCATGGGAAGTAACCCGTTCCTGTAACCTTGCCTGTAAACATTGTCGTGCTGAAGCACATGAAGAACCGTATCCGGGTGAGCTTGATACTGACGAAGCAAAAGCATTGATCGACACCTTCCCAAGCGTTGGTAATCCGATCATCATATTCACCGGTGGCGACCCGATGATGCGTACGGATGTATATGAGCTTGTTGCGTACGCAACAGAAAAAGGGCTGCGCTGTGTTATGTCTCCTAACGGAACACTTATCACCCCTGAGACCGCCCAGAAGATGAAAGACTCCGGTGTACAACGCTGCTCTATCTCTATTGACGGCCCAAGTGCAGAATTCCACGATGATTTTCGCGGTGTAGAAGGGGCATTTGATATGTCCTTGCGCGGCATTGAGTACCTGAAAGAGGCCGGTATTGAGTTCCAGATCAACACCACTGTGACCCGTCAGAACCTTCCGTATTTCAAGCAGATATTCCACCTGTGTGAAGACCTTGGTGCAGTTGCCTGGCACATATTTCTGCTGGTTCCGACCGGTCGCGCAGCACAGATGGGTGCAGAAGTTATTACAGCAGAAGAATACGAAGAAGTACTTAACTGGTTCTACGACTTCCGCAAAACCACAGATATGCACCTCAAAGCAACGTGCGCCCCACACTACTACCGCATCATGCGCCAACGGGCGAAAGAAGAAGGGCTTGCTGTCAACGCTGAGAACTTCGGCATGGACGCATTCACCCGAGGTTGCCTTGGCGGCACCGGTTTCTGCTTTATTTCCCATACAGGTCAGGTTCAGCCATGCGGCTATCTGGAACTTGACTGTGGACAGGTTAAAGAAACTCCGTTTCCAGAAATCTGGCGTAAGTCTGAACACTTCCGTCAGTTCCGTACAAAAGAAGAATACGACGGAAAATGCGGTGTATGTGAATACCACAACGTATGCGGTGGCTGCCGTGCACGCGGGTACTCCATGAAAGGTTCACATATGGCAGAAGAACCATTGTGCAGCTACACACCTCGCCGTCATAAATAA